TGGCACAGGTGGTCGTCTGTCTTCGTAAACAAGTGCAGTAACATGGAAATATGTCTGTGTGGGAACAATACCCGTCATACAGGCTTCAGGAATATCATGCACAAAATGAAATTGTTCAGCTACAAATAATTTGGCCAAGTTGTAAATGATTTACCTACCTACTAGACATCATGGTCGTATCAGGTTGAACTTTCCTGACAAGGATGTAGCCATATGACTAAAAAGAGAAGACGTTTTACAATAAGTTGTCTAAATCTCTAGTATATGTGTCAAACACAAGTTAAATTCTTAGCCAAAATTGACAAGGATGTAAACCTggcacttttttgttgttgctgcagctgGCATTAAGGCACAACCCATACTTTCAATCACTCACTGCTCAAGATTTTGTGTAGCTGGCAATAGCCATGCTTTTTTGGGCTTAACTATAGACGGGTGATGCAAACCAGTCATAAAACAATGGAATCCCAGCAAAGTGAGCAGTCTAGTTTTGGATACGTCTCAAGAATTCAGCCATAGTGTCTCAAATGTGTTGGACCACACTGTAAAATTGGCACACCGACAAACATTAActctaaatgtattttattttatttcctttTATTAATGTTGCCATCCTTCCTTGTCTGCTAGTTGCCATGAGCAGTGAGCTGAACGTGCCCATGGGCTCCCCGGCCCCGGGGGGCTCAGAGCAGATGCcggagggtggagggatggactACAGGGACTGGGTGCGCCGCAGCTACCTGGAGCTGGTCACCTCCAATCACCACTCTGTACAGGCCCTGTCTTGGAGGAAGCTCTACCTGAGCCGGGCCAAGCTGAAAGCCTCCAGCCGCACCTCTGCCCTGCTCTCAGGCTTTGCTATGGTGAGTTACCCCACTATTTTGCAGGGATAATGATCCCTTCAAAGTTGTTTTCAAGATTAATTTCCCTGGCAGCCTGTACGTTGTATCACTAGAGACTGAGACATTTTTCAGATAAACCTCTTGAGGGAAAAAagcacactcactcactcccagGCTGCTATTAATAGCATGTGAACCAATCTGAAAAGTAGGCAGTTTTGACATTTATGCTAGTAGCTATCCCGCTCACTGTGGTGGTGGACTgtgataatgataatgatgatggtgatgttgTTGTGCCATGCTAGGTGGCCATGGTGGAGGTCCAGCTGGAGATGCAGTACAACTACCCGCGCATGCTCCTCATCGCCTTTAGTGTGTGCACCACGGTGCTGGTGGCTGTACACTTATTTGCGTTGCTCATCAGCACCTGCATCCTGCCGCACGTGGAGGCGGTCAGCAACATCCACAACCTCAACTCGGTCAGTGAGTCACCTCACGAGCGCATGCACCACTACATTGAGCTGGCCTGGGGCTTCTCCACCGCCCTGGGCATCCTGCTCTTCCTGGCCGAGGTGGTGCTGCTCTGCTGGATCAAGTTCCTGCCCGTGGACTCTGGTGCTGCCAACCAGGTGGCTGTGGCGGCCGCCGAACTGGCACTATCTAAGGTGAACTGTAGTGGCCCCGCCGTGCCGTCCGCCGCTCCGCCAGGGCACAGCGGCTGGCAGGCGGCCTTGGCTTCCACCATTATCATGGTGCCGGTGGGGGTGATCTTTGTGGTATTCACCATCCACTTCTACCGCTCTCTGGTGAGCCACAAGACAGAGCGCCACCACCAGGAGATCGAGGAACTGCACAAGATTAAGGTGCAGCTGGATGGGTGCGAGAGAGGCCTACAGGCAGTGTGAGCTCTTTAGCTCCTCTTTCTGCTCTTCTGTCCACTCTCAATGGCATTGAGAAGCACCAAAATTCCACTGAATAAGTGGGAGGATTAAGGATTTCTCCCACGCTACTAATTTATTGAGGTCAAAGGTTAGCGTATGTTTGTTTTGGAAAATAGTGTCTTGTCTCTGAGAGAAGTAGGATCTGATGTATTGAGGTAAATTAAAATAGGACTTCTATTCTAATATCTTGAGGGTTATTTTGTTAGTTGTTCATTTGTGCCATCTCTCCACAATTCATAAAGGAAGTGGAGAAAATCAAAATAAGATGTCAAACTTTACTGCGTGCTTGTTCTCACAAGGCAGTGTTATTGTGGTCATGCCAGGCTATGATTTACACCGATCATGGCAGTAAGCAGACACAGAAGCGGGTGGAAACAACAGTTAATTTACTTTTTGAAGTTGTTCATGTTGCGCCAAACAGTGTAATGTTTCTCAGTAGGTGACAGGAATAGGAGCACACACAAATGCTGTGTGTAGACATGCTTTGGGGGGTATGTTCATTTGATATGCATTATAATCCATATTTTATATAGAACTCCCTCCCAAGCCTATAAACTGTCCTTTAGTTCATAGGCTACTCTGTGGTGTCAAAGATAGTGAATAGCTACGGTGCTTCGACGTTAAGACTTGTAATCTCCTCATATTAGTGAAGGactgcttatttattttaagttACTGTTAATTATTGTTAAAATAAGAGATACTACCTGCTCACACAGCAAATTAATATTGAAGTTACAATGTATATGCTCACCAAAGTATAGTTTAGTGAACTTGCATTGGCTTATATAACAAAACAGTATAAACGTTGACAAATAATAGAATGACTACATGAAATTCATATCCACTGTTATGCATTATATTTCTTTATGACATTGGCACAAAACATGTTTTATGTGCCAAAAATGGCAAGGAAATTGCTCCTGTTCTATTCAAAACAACACTGACATGTTAATACTTGTCTGAACATGTTTACAATAGTATTATTGCAGCAGAGAGGGTGCTTACTGTATGATAAAGTAACCAGTGTCAAATGTCATTAGCACCATTACTATTTATGTAAGTGTGTCGGCTATGATTAAAATGAAGAGGGTTACTGAATATATCACTGATGCAATGAACCAGGCACGATGATCATAACTCAATGCTTATTGAATACTTTAATTCTTAACGCTTTATTGGTGGGTTTGAGTGGTGAGCTATGAATGAGGAATGTAAATACAGTCAATGGTGCCAGTTCTCTtgaataaatatttttttctcggcttaaaaaaaaagaagttaaCATTCCAAACAAAGATTTTTCTGACCAAGAATCTCCTTTCAATGTGATGGAAAAAGACAAAAGTGCACTTGTAGTTTAGTTTGAAAGTTAGTGTTAATCCTAGAATGTCACATTGTTTTCTTCAGGTCATACTTAATTGTTGTAAATGTCCCCTCTGAAAAAAGTTTATTTGACCAAACAAAAGGATTGTATGTTGATGGGAAAACAATGCTGTCAATTTGTTAAAACCTGACTTATTTTGGATATAACAACACATGGGGTATTGTGGTACATTTACTGCTTTCTGTGCATAATGTAGTCTATTAAAGGTTCTGTGGAATAGCATGTCTTTTCAAATCTTGTTAATGAATGTTAAATAAAGACTCATCTTATTTTGTTATTTCCATGCCCTACTCTGCGTACTCCTGTCTATATTTTATGAGCTGATTATATCTTGTGAAGACCTAGGTCGTGTTTCCCTGCTAAGacattgcatgcatcaaccaatggttccGTGACACGTCATCGACAGTGCCATTGGGCGCCAGATTGCAATAACATTTGGTTAGCTTatacgtaaaatacctatccGGCATTGTAAGAGCTGACGCACGTCAGCAACGTCTGAGCAGAGGAACACAACCATAGTATACCAGAGATATACAGATGATCCCATTCCCAGATCCTTCAAGTTAAGGCAGGCCGTGCCCCATCTAATTTGGCAATCTGCCCTTACATAAAATAATGTTTCTGATTAGCTGCGAACATTCCACCTTGTTTATTCCAGAATTACTGATAATGCTCCAGACGGCTTGGATGTATTAATGAGAATCAGACTATTTTATTGTCTGGCTTCTCTCTGTAATGTGCATCAATTGAAAAGCATATCCTTCCACGTCTCAAGAGGGCCAGATGGTACACACCTGCGATATATAGAAACAGCCAAATTGCTATTCTGATGATGCGCTACACAAAATATGCTACCATAGTGATTGTGGTTGTCCAATCCTGGCCCTGGTTTGTTCAATTACACAACATTTACAGCTGTGTAATCATTACACTAATTTGACATGTAATTATTGTCCCAAGTGATAGCCAATAGAACACCCCAAGCAGACACTATCCAATCAAGTTAGTTTACTTAAAAGGATGGCTCACGCATTACAGGAGGGAAAAGGCACCAAACCACTACATCGTCTAGTTTATTACAATGCCTCTGATTAAGTCTTAGATACGTCGAAGAGGATGAGACTAAACGGGtatgtaattttttattttatttttttgatcACGCTACCAGTAGTTCTTACTTTAATGGCCAAATGGTTAGACGATAATCTTGTAAAACTTGTCTAGAAACTGGTTTGGTTTCTTTTGGAGTGCTGTCTAAGTTCCTGGTTTTTAACCTAATGAGTACAAACAAAATGGCATATAGTATGGTGTTCTGACACTTGCAGCTATGATGATATGAAACATTTCCTGACTTGGTATTGACACTCAAGGGTGTTGTTGACCAATGTGTGATTGATTTTAATCTTCTCTCTGAGCTGTTATATCAAAATGAACTGTTTGACTTCCTGCAAATACCCAAATGTTTGTAATAGCTAGTTTAATCACATCCTGTTGAGATACTGACTTGTTTTCTATTTATTCAAATCACCGGGGGCTATTCAGGACTTGGAACCAGTTCACCAGTAACTTGGCAACTGACGGTATGTAGCCCATAAACTGGATCCTTAGGTTCTTTTCACACTGGTAGCCTTTTTCATTTCTCACTTATTGGTCTTTCTGAAAAATAACTTATTGGTCAAAAGGCCAGTAAGTCAGGAAAAATATCATGATTGGGctacctgtgtaaacgcagcctaattTTCCCTGATGTCACTGGCCAATGGCCATGTATGCTTAATTTCAAACTGAAAATATTCCCATTAGGTTTTGGTGGCAAGCTATGAGGTGAAGCATTTCCTGACTGTATTGTCACTGACCAAGGTGGGATTGGTTGTAAACCTTCTCTCTGAGCTATTCAGTCTAAATGCCCTCTGAATGCATCCTCTCCACTAATGTGGGGTGAGACTGGTGGTCCATCTAATAATTTAATTTCTACTGTGTGGCTTTGATGGGTTGAACCCCCAACAATGCAAAGTACTTTGAGACCTTTTGAAAAACAGTTTGTGCTCTGCAAGGGTTCTTTGGTTGATGCAAATCTTTTTTGTCATTGGTGGCTCCTATTTGCGTAGATATGATTAACTTGCAGGAAATGGTCAACTTAACTGGTTGGACATTTGGAATGAATGGTTATCTAGCGTTGAACTGCTTTAATATGTGGTTCTTTTTCAGAAGTGGTTGAAGAGGTGCTTGATCATCTGTCAAGGTGCATCATTCTTAAGGAGATGTCCTTTGACTCTAAACAGTGGGCCGGACTCCAGCAAGATGAGTGAACTTTTTAGTTGATGTCATTTTAATTATGGGGCTGGATGGGAGGCCCCCTTATCATATTAGCTGAACTCTCCAGCCAGACCGCAATGGATCACATTCACATACATCTGCATGGAGGTTGTGACCTGTTTCTAAATATAATACATTGCAGAGACTTCAATGAAAAGTACTTGTTTGTCCACTTAGATTAGAATTTGTACTAATATATCATGAATTAGTATTTTATTCATCAACTGTTTCATGTAAGCAGGACAAGCTTGATGGGGTTAACTGTCCCAGTCTTAACATTTTCTTCCTGGGCTAACAGTGGAGTTCTTTATTAATATGATTCCATCTAGATGTAGCTCTAAAGGAGTTAAATACCAACTCTTAACAGCCTTGTTCTTTTGACAATTTTCAGATGCCTTTGTTGTTTACTGAAGGAATCCACTGGGGCCTTGCAGGCTTCAAATAGCTTTTGGCCTTTGGAGAAGATCATGTTAAagaagctctgacgaaggccttgaaGCAGATTCTTAATAAAAAGCAGTGATACTAACGACAGCAGTCAGCGGTTTTCTTTTTcatgttgttcaattggtaacatgcAACAAGGATGGCTCAAATCGgtaagtgccttttgaattttgggAAAGATCATGTTCAAATTCATTGGATGGATCACATCTCAATCTAAATTTAAGGGAGTATATTGCATTGGaagcctactttgaagaataccTCTTGTCATGTAATAAACTGGACTTGTTTAAAACAGACATTACTGCATTGAAGAGGAACTGCCCCCTAAAAATCCAACTAATCCTTTTGAAAATGGCCTGTGGCATCAAACattttattctagtgtcaaaattgacttaaCCAAAGTAATACCACTTATCATAAACTTGACACCTCTGTCACAAGAGGTAAAGTTAGGGTTTGGATTACATTTGTCAAATCATGCCCCCTTTGACAGACTCGCTGTGCAAATTGCCCATGTCACTTAGCTATGAGaaactagccacaataaggattaccGATGGTGACCTATACAGTTGGTTGTAAAAATAAAAGTACCTCATTGAAAGTGCAAATGGGAATGTGCCATATTTGAACTAGATGATGCAAAACAAGTTTGGACTGTTACACATTCAAGAACATGCTAatttgacaaagtaaaaatctcaTCTCAATGGATATATTAGACttcagaattgcattgggggcatacttttcactgtacagccttactaATGGATTGTGGATGAATGAAATGGGctatcagtctactcggtgacacccacagcTATAGAATTTAAACtagtcagtggaggctcctcaggaaGGGGTTGACCATCCTCAGTGAAAAATCATAAGTTACCCTTAACTTCCCAAATAAGTTTTCTAtcccattatatgcatatcctagcttcttggcctgagtagcaggcagtttactttgggcacctcagtcatccaaacttccgaatactgcccccatTCACAAAAAGTTGAACTATACTATAATCACgtgtcaccaaataattgttaAACACTTGCAAAGGTCTACAGTAGGCTCAACATCACTCTGTAGGGTAGTACCATGGTATagtcggaggacagctagcttccatcctctgGGTACGTTGACTTAAATACAAACCGTAGAAGgctggttctcacccccttccatggacacatagtaattatgacaacttccggaggacgtcctccaaccgaTCAGAGcgcttgcagcatgaactgacatgtccaACCAGTCAAAGGAGCAAATGTTTATTCTCTGATCaagtctgagcgctctggagcaggtcttCAAGGATcgctctgttaatctttcccttgatcctgagtagtctcccagtccctgcccctgaaaaacatcccacagcatgatgctgccaccaccatgcttcaccgtagggatgatgccaggtttcctccagacatgacgcttggtattcaggccaaagagttcaatcttggtttcatcagaccagagaatctgagtggtcagagtcctttaggtgaatgacagcacacttggagtttgacatgtggcttccgtctggccactctaccacaaaggcctaattcttggagtgctgcagaaatggttgtccttctggaaggttctcccagctccagaggagctctgtcagtgaccatcgggtacttggtcatctcccttaccaaggcccttctcccccgattttgTTTGGCCAggcagtttggccaggcagcctgctctaggagtcttggtggttacaaacgtcttccatttaagaatgatggaggccactgttcttgtggactttcaatgctgcagaaatgtgttggtacccttccacagatctctgatttgacacaatcctgtcttggagctccacagacaattccttcaacctcatggcttggtttttgctctgacatgcactgtcaattgtgggaccttatagacaggtgtgcttttccaaatcaagAATACTTAGGTACTTCTGTTTTATTATTTGCAATGTCTAAatgtgtttttgctttttcattatggggtgttgtgtgtagatttctgggaaaaaaatatattttagcataaggctgtaatgtaacaaaatgtgtaaaaagggaaggagtctgaatTTTTTACGAATGCACAAATACtctgcatgccagtctctcttggctaaaagTTGAGTGACTGAATCACTATTTAATTTTTGTAAGTTCTAAATTGTTTTGCATAGTGAACTTACACACACTAACcacaccaggggtcttttcacagtcccacaaattcaagaaagtgtacagtattatatagagccagtATTGCAATgaactctatcatattcctccaatgaacagcaaacctggtttcaaaacagATCATACTACACCCACAGCACCTCTCCCTTCTTTGACCTAGATAGTgcatgtattgatatgtaggctgtgtgtatttAAATGTATGTAGATCTGTGCTTGAGcagttgtctattaatgttctgtatatgttttgtgtggaccccgggaagagtagctgctgcttttgcaacagctaatggggagccTAATAAAATGCCTCTTGCCTGCTCACCAACTGTCATTGATGGGCAGAACAAAATTGGGTAGGTTTAGTCTGACctgttcagaaagtattcacacctcttgactttttctacagccagaatttaaaattgattaaaaaaataattcACTGGCCTATACACTACCCCATGCCAAAGTGGAGTTATGTTTtagaaatgtaaaataaatagacAATACATTTCATCTTttttaagtattcaaccccttttacagcaagcctaaataagttcagaagtaatGTTGAATGGACTCGGTGTGCAATAAGTGGTTAACATGATCATTGAGGGTagtcaatttgatgtcatttttaaATGatgacctcatctctgtactccacacatgcaattatctgaatGGTTTCTCAGTCAAggcagtacatttcaaacacaaagaccagggagttaTTCCAATGCCTCGCTTAAGAGCATgtagtggtagatgggtaaaaaaaaagaagcagactttgaatatccctttgagcattgtgaagttattaattacactttgaatggtgtatcaataaacccagtcactGTAAAGATACAGGTGTGCTTCCTAACTcggttgccagagaggaaggaaaccatgcAGGGATTTCAccctgaggccaatggtgactttgaaacagttacagagttgaatggctgttaTAGGaaaaaactgaagatggatcaacattgtatacggaacaaaaatataaacgcaacatgtagtgttggtttcatgagctgaaataaaaaataaatgttccatatggagaaaaagcttatttctcacatattgtgcacaaatgtgtttacatccctgttagtgagcatttctcctttgccaagataattcacccacctgacaggtgtggcatatcaagaagctgatttaacagcatcATTACACTGGTGCACCTTGCGCCGGCAACAATAAAATGCCaccctaaaatgtgcagttttgtcacacaacacaatgccacagatgtctcaagttttgtgtgcaattggcatgctgactgcaggaatgtccaccagagctgttgcctgagaattttatgttaatttcgcTACCATAAGCC
The sequence above is a segment of the Salvelinus alpinus chromosome 1, SLU_Salpinus.1, whole genome shotgun sequence genome. Coding sequences within it:
- the LOC139531841 gene encoding protein orai-2-like, translated to MSSELNVPMGSPAPGGSEQMPEGGGMDYRDWVRRSYLELVTSNHHSVQALSWRKLYLSRAKLKASSRTSALLSGFAMVAMVEVQLEMQYNYPRMLLIAFSVCTTVLVAVHLFALLISTCILPHVEAVSNIHNLNSVSESPHERMHHYIELAWGFSTALGILLFLAEVVLLCWIKFLPVDSGAANQVAVAAAELALSKVNCSGPAVPSAAPPGHSGWQAALASTIIMVPVGVIFVVFTIHFYRSLVSHKTERHHQEIEELHKIKVQLDGCERGLQAV